A genomic segment from Gossypium hirsutum isolate 1008001.06 chromosome D04, Gossypium_hirsutum_v2.1, whole genome shotgun sequence encodes:
- the LOC107898176 gene encoding protein MAIN-LIKE 2-like translates to MDGSVVPNKEDLCEALLGKVPNKFQGGWIDMKWLETNFKDLSLNVPNNCKEQYTRAFILRLIGDILMSDKTRNMVDIMWLLHLADFKECGRLSWESTVLAILYRELYRVTKLDKMSIGGCLLLLQSWA, encoded by the coding sequence ATGGATGGGTCAGTCGTTCCCAATAAAGAGGACCTTTGCGAGGCACTTTTGGGGAAGGTGCCGAATAAGTTTCAAGGTGGTTGGATAGATATGAAGTGGTTGGAAACCAATTTCAAAGATCTTTCTCTGAATGTTCCCAACAACTGTAAAGAACAATACACCCGAGCATTTATTCTGAGGTTAATTGGGGACATTCTAATGTCTGATAAAACTCGAAATATGGTAGACATAATGTGGCTACTACACCTAGCTGACTTCAAAGAATGTGGACGACTGAGTTGGGAATCAACCGTGTTGGCCATATTGTATCGAGAGTTGTATCGGGTGACGAAACTGGATAAGATGTCAATCGGTGGTTGCCTGCTCCTGCTGCAGTCATGGGCGTGA